The following DNA comes from Halarsenatibacter silvermanii.
GAGCATTATTGAATCTTTCGGAAGTTCTGCTCCGCTCAACTTCATCTATCCGCCGCCAGGTTTCTAACTCCAGATGCAATTCCTTCTGATCAGCAGAGTCAACTGAGACAACCATATCGACATCCTTTAAAAGCTCTTTCTTTCTTCGCAGGCTTCCGGCCGGAAACACCTCCTCAATTTCCACAGATGTGGAATCGAGAAATTGTTTTATCCCGGAGTAAAAGTCTTCAGCCTCATCGATGGAAATATATTTTTGATATTCCCGGTAGCGCCTAAGCCCTTCGGCAATTTTTTTCTCAAGCTTTTCTCCAAAACCAGAAAGATCTCTGATGGCTCCATCTTCGAGGGCATTTTTAAGATCCCGCACATTGCCAATCTGAAGCTCATAAAAAAGTTTATGAGCTCTTTTGGGTCCCAGACCCGGTATCTGCAGCAGATCTATGATTCCGTCGGGAAGCTCGCGTTTGAGCTCCTCCAGATCCTGCAGAGAACCCTCTTCAACAATTTCTTTTATGGTAGCAGCGATTCCCTCTCCCACACCGCTAATTTCAGTCAGCCTGTCGCTGCGATACAGTTCTTCAAAGTCCTCTTCCAGACTTCTCAAACTGCGAGCAGCTCTCTCATAAGCACTGATTCGGTATTGATTATCACCTTTTATCTCCATGAGATCGGCCAGTTCGCTTAATATCTGAGATATATCTCTGGCACTAATTTCCATTAATACAAAATCACCCCTCAATCCAGTATATCACCGATAATGTCCTGAAAAATCGGGGTCAGCTCTGTGAATCTTTCGGCAAGATGCGAGTTTTCCACGAATGTTTCGACCTCCGTGATCGGAATTTCATTGAGTACGAGAACCAGTATATAGGCCAGCAGAACCCCTTTAACCGCTCCCAGAATAAAACCTCCAGCTCTGTCCACCGGCTCAAGGTAAAATTTCTCCAGGGCAGCCTGCAGGGATTCCCCCAGCATATGAACAGCCACATTTATAATGATGAAGATGAGCGAAAAACTTATAAACTGGATGACGGCCGGGGAAAAATCAAAATAATTAGCGGCAAAATCCGCCAGAGGCAGGTAAAATTTAAAGGCCACGTAGACAGATACTATTATTCCTACAATGGTGGCAGTTTGACTGATAAATCCATTGCGGTAACCGCTGACCAAAAAATAAAGAATTATTAAGGATATAAAAATATCCAGAAGCGAAAGTCCATTCAATTATTACTCTACCTCCTGGAGGAGATTTAGCAGTTCTTCATTCTCTTCCCTCAACCGCTTCATCTCCTGTTCCAGCTCTTTGTTTTCCTCCTCGAGCTCAGTCAGTTTTTCTTCAGCTTTTTTCCGGTTTTGCTCAGATTTAAAATACTTATCTGCCAGATTAAGCATGGTCAGACCATAAAGTCTGCGCCGGGGGAGAGTGGGATAGGCGGCAGAAATTTCTTCACCCACTCCATTAACCTCCTCTACCAGTTTATTAAGATAATCCAGGGAAAGCTCCCCGGTCACAGGCATGGTCTCTCCCAGAATTTCCACCTCATATTTTTTCCTGTTATAGGATTCGTTGTTGTTCACTATCTAATCCTCCAGACTGGCATATTATTTTCACAGCATCGGATAGCCGCTTTAAAATTTACATTCCCCTGATGCTTGCTCCCAGTTCTTTTTTGGTCCTCTCTATGATATTATCCATATCCTGACCTATCTCCTCTTCTGTGAGCGTTCTTTCGCGATTCTGAAACTTAAGTTTTAAAGCTATACTTTTTTTGCCGTCCGGAATCTGATCGCCCCGATAATAGTCAAATACCCTAACCCGGCT
Coding sequences within:
- a CDS encoding CvpA family protein — translated: MNGLSLLDIFISLIILYFLVSGYRNGFISQTATIVGIIVSVYVAFKFYLPLADFAANYFDFSPAVIQFISFSLIFIIINVAVHMLGESLQAALEKFYLEPVDRAGGFILGAVKGVLLAYILVLVLNEIPITEVETFVENSHLAERFTELTPIFQDIIGDILD
- a CDS encoding cell division protein ZapA; this encodes MNNNESYNRKKYEVEILGETMPVTGELSLDYLNKLVEEVNGVGEEISAAYPTLPRRRLYGLTMLNLADKYFKSEQNRKKAEEKLTELEEENKELEQEMKRLREENEELLNLLQEVE